A section of the Paenibacillus aurantius genome encodes:
- a CDS encoding tRNA sulfurtransferase, with translation MLMLSGGIDSPVAGWLAMRRGLEVEAVHFHSYPYTSERAKQKVVDITRRLSQYTDRIKLHLVPFTDIQTNLNDQGQENLMITLMRRSMFRITERLASRSKAGAVITGESLGQVASQTLPSLHAIGKVAALPILRPLIMMDKAEITHWSEHIGTYEISILPYEDCCTLFVPRSPATNPNIKVLDRMEASMEWLEQAEEAAAERTETLYIRWNEKQEFDEYF, from the coding sequence ATGCTGATGCTTTCCGGAGGCATAGACAGCCCGGTAGCCGGGTGGCTGGCCATGCGAAGGGGATTGGAGGTGGAGGCGGTCCATTTCCACAGCTATCCTTACACGAGCGAACGGGCGAAGCAGAAGGTCGTCGATATTACGAGGAGGCTGTCTCAATATACCGACCGGATTAAGCTTCATCTCGTTCCTTTTACCGACATTCAGACGAACTTGAATGATCAGGGGCAGGAAAATCTGATGATCACGCTGATGCGGCGATCCATGTTCCGGATCACCGAGAGGCTTGCCTCCCGTTCCAAGGCGGGAGCGGTCATCACGGGAGAAAGCCTGGGGCAAGTGGCGAGCCAAACGCTTCCCAGCCTCCATGCCATCGGAAAGGTGGCGGCGCTTCCTATCCTTCGGCCGCTGATCATGATGGATAAGGCGGAAATTACCCATTGGTCCGAGCACATTGGAACCTATGAAATTTCCATTCTCCCTTACGAGGACTGCTGTACGTTGTTTGTCCCCAGGTCTCCGGCCACCAATCCGAACATCAAGGTGCTGGACCGGATGGAGGCTTCAATGGAATGGCTTGAGCAAGCGGAAGAGGCCGCCGCCGAGAGGACGGAGACCTTGTATATCCGCTGGAACGAGAAGCAGGAATTTGATGAATATTTCTAG
- a CDS encoding S8 family peptidase, with protein MKKFAWSAIFLAFLGLLVIPLATRNKRPVPQPAPKPLSAVQEIKSKQQVIDRDVSMTDELCRNQCTLDFQQTVGRIAAEPDRSPLLSMKEMKAAHPHMQQLIWSSNHRELRQGITEGSLPPALTAKIQPYLDTAKKTASQGTIYRSEPIRHDQGVYFVLGVPSQDHKAALVGVIKEDLLSQVQAQQAKNLRTVPYPPDNNWKVETVQPHTLKDKVVRQPEDNQGTSHYYKNEIVVKFKTPPSDVQLKQIQGEIKSAPAKNLGYTYVFATDGMDAKQLMGYFQKWNVDYAEPHYLYLTNEADGDNLADTTAAPNDSLYSKYQWNLPLIDTERGWQIDKGNKDVIVAVVDTGVDVNHQDLQGRLLPGYNVFDPNTPPQDDVGHGTHVAGVISALVNNSRGVAGMTWYNPVMPVKVLDSSGAGNTYNVAQGIIWAADHGAKVINMSLGNYADANFLHDAVKYAYDKDVVLVAASGNDNTGQPGYPAAYPEVFAVAAVDANQRKASFSNYGDYIDVAAPGVNIASTYMHNQYAALSGTSMASPHVSALAGLIRSVNPGLKNTQVMDILRNSSIDIGDKGKDPYFGYGQIDVVNALKMARQGTNAVVNTNIPAAAPRPAERNALQRLLDWLF; from the coding sequence ATGAAAAAATTCGCATGGTCGGCCATCTTCCTGGCCTTTCTCGGCTTGCTCGTCATACCGCTTGCCACCCGCAACAAAAGACCTGTGCCGCAGCCCGCGCCAAAGCCGCTAAGCGCTGTTCAGGAAATTAAATCCAAGCAGCAGGTTATCGACCGCGACGTCAGCATGACGGACGAGCTGTGCCGCAACCAGTGTACCCTGGACTTCCAGCAGACCGTCGGCCGCATCGCCGCGGAGCCCGACCGTTCCCCGCTCCTCAGCATGAAGGAGATGAAAGCCGCCCATCCCCATATGCAGCAGCTGATCTGGTCGTCCAACCATAGAGAGCTTCGCCAGGGGATCACCGAAGGATCTCTGCCCCCAGCCCTGACTGCCAAAATTCAGCCCTACTTGGATACCGCCAAGAAAACGGCGTCGCAGGGAACCATCTACCGCTCCGAGCCGATCCGACACGACCAGGGCGTTTATTTTGTATTGGGCGTTCCTTCCCAGGATCATAAAGCCGCTTTGGTGGGGGTCATCAAGGAAGACCTGCTCTCCCAGGTGCAGGCCCAGCAGGCCAAAAATTTAAGAACCGTCCCCTATCCGCCCGACAACAACTGGAAGGTCGAAACGGTTCAGCCCCACACGCTGAAGGATAAAGTAGTCCGCCAGCCGGAAGACAATCAGGGAACAAGCCACTACTACAAGAACGAAATCGTCGTCAAATTCAAAACCCCGCCGAGCGACGTGCAGCTGAAGCAGATCCAAGGCGAAATCAAATCCGCCCCCGCCAAAAATCTGGGTTACACGTATGTGTTCGCTACGGACGGCATGGATGCCAAGCAGCTGATGGGCTACTTCCAGAAATGGAATGTCGATTATGCGGAGCCCCACTACCTTTACCTGACGAACGAAGCCGACGGGGACAACCTGGCGGACACGACGGCCGCCCCCAACGATTCCCTTTACTCCAAATACCAATGGAACCTCCCCCTGATCGATACCGAGCGCGGCTGGCAGATCGACAAAGGGAATAAGGACGTCATCGTCGCGGTCGTCGATACCGGAGTGGATGTCAACCACCAGGATTTACAGGGGCGCCTTCTGCCCGGCTATAACGTATTTGACCCGAACACCCCTCCACAGGATGATGTAGGACATGGCACGCATGTAGCCGGCGTCATCTCGGCCCTCGTGAACAACAGCCGGGGAGTGGCCGGCATGACCTGGTACAATCCCGTTATGCCGGTCAAGGTACTCGACAGCTCCGGTGCCGGGAATACGTACAACGTGGCCCAGGGAATCATCTGGGCGGCCGATCACGGCGCCAAGGTTATCAACATGAGCCTCGGCAACTACGCCGATGCGAACTTCCTGCATGATGCCGTGAAATATGCGTACGACAAGGATGTCGTCCTCGTTGCGGCAAGCGGCAATGACAACACCGGCCAGCCCGGTTACCCGGCCGCTTACCCGGAAGTGTTCGCCGTCGCCGCCGTGGATGCGAACCAGCGCAAGGCCAGCTTCTCGAACTACGGCGATTACATCGACGTCGCGGCGCCGGGCGTTAACATCGCCAGCACCTACATGCACAACCAGTACGCCGCTCTATCGGGCACCTCGATGGCAAGCCCGCATGTTTCCGCTTTGGCCGGCCTCATCCGGTCCGTGAATCCGGGGCTTAAGAATACCCAAGTCATGGATATTCTCAGGAATTCGTCCATCGACATCGGCGATAAGGGCAAGGACCCTTACTTCGGGTACGGCCAGATTGACGTGGTCAATGCTCTCAAAATGGCCCGTCAAGGGACGAACGCCGTCGTAAACACCAACATTCCCGCCGCAGCTCCTCGTCCCGCGGAACGAAACGCCCTTCAGCGTCTGCTTGACTGGCTTTTCTAG
- a CDS encoding Nif3-like dinuclear metal center hexameric protein, whose product MLAKGQTVIGMMETLAPKHYAVPEDRIGLQIGTLQKDIQKVLVALDVTDEVVDEALAVGANLIIAHHAVIFRALKSIQTDTPAGRLYEKLIKNDIAVYISHTNLDVAEGGINDMMADALGLTGLSPLEELHTDKLKKLVVFVPVSHHEAVRRAVFQAGAGSIGAYQECSFNIEGTGTFLPGEGTNPYIGQPGKREEAQEIRFETIVPESVERRVIQAMLKAHPYEEVAYDLYSMDLKGRTFGLGRVGKLQEPVTLAQLAEKVKQAFDVPALRLVGDPHKQIKKVAVLGGSGARYTRHALFAGADVLVTGDIDYHTAQDALAAGLCLLDPGHNVEKIMKAKVADYLAGELREKKYGTLAVASEVNTEVFHFV is encoded by the coding sequence ATGCTTGCCAAGGGACAAACGGTAATTGGGATGATGGAGACGCTCGCTCCTAAGCATTACGCGGTGCCGGAGGACCGGATCGGCCTTCAAATAGGCACTCTGCAGAAGGACATTCAGAAGGTGCTGGTGGCTCTGGATGTAACCGATGAGGTCGTGGACGAAGCCCTGGCCGTGGGAGCCAATCTCATCATCGCCCACCACGCTGTCATCTTCCGGGCGCTCAAGAGCATCCAGACCGATACCCCGGCCGGGCGGCTCTATGAGAAGCTCATTAAGAACGATATCGCCGTGTACATCTCCCATACGAACCTGGATGTTGCGGAGGGCGGGATCAACGACATGATGGCCGACGCTTTGGGGCTGACCGGCTTGAGTCCTCTGGAGGAGCTGCACACGGACAAGCTTAAGAAGCTGGTCGTCTTCGTGCCGGTCAGTCACCACGAAGCAGTGCGCCGTGCCGTTTTTCAGGCAGGAGCCGGTTCCATCGGGGCTTACCAGGAATGCAGCTTCAACATCGAAGGAACGGGAACCTTCCTGCCGGGAGAGGGGACAAATCCTTATATAGGCCAGCCGGGCAAAAGGGAGGAAGCCCAAGAAATCCGGTTCGAAACCATTGTTCCGGAAAGCGTGGAACGCCGGGTGATCCAGGCCATGCTCAAGGCTCATCCTTATGAAGAAGTGGCCTATGATCTGTACAGCATGGATCTTAAAGGCAGAACCTTCGGGCTCGGCCGCGTAGGGAAGCTGCAAGAGCCGGTCACCTTGGCTCAGCTCGCGGAGAAGGTCAAACAGGCTTTCGACGTTCCGGCTCTGCGCCTCGTGGGAGATCCCCATAAGCAGATCAAGAAGGTGGCCGTTCTGGGAGGCTCCGGAGCGCGGTATACGCGCCATGCTCTTTTTGCCGGAGCGGATGTCCTCGTTACGGGGGATATCGATTATCATACGGCGCAGGATGCGCTTGCCGCGGGCTTGTGCCTTCTCGATCCGGGCCATAATGTAGAGAAGATCATGAAGGCGAAGGTCGCCGACTATTTGGCCGGTGAGCTGCGGGAGAAGAAATACGGCACGCTGGCGGTCGCTTCCGAGGTGAACACGGAAGTTTTCCATTTCGTCTAA
- a CDS encoding lytic transglycosylase domain-containing protein, which produces MKQLLQLQMTSRMDWASGSTASEIPSDGDAGFAGMLQLLLQTSSVEPMPAGPAPIPNYSVLTGAETGKTAGSVPSLLKPGLPPYQKSTPSAYNELIEEAGAKYGVATPLIKAVIDQESSFQADSVSSAGAKGLMQLMDGTARGLGVTDSFDPRQNIDGGTRFLASLLKKYNGNEGTALAAYNAGPGRIDRLGITNDAELRANFGSLPRETQHYVNRVLDLKGKYQV; this is translated from the coding sequence ATGAAACAACTGCTGCAGCTGCAGATGACGAGCCGAATGGACTGGGCTTCCGGCTCTACGGCTAGCGAGATCCCTTCTGACGGAGATGCTGGTTTTGCCGGTATGCTTCAGCTTCTGTTGCAGACTTCATCGGTCGAGCCGATGCCGGCAGGCCCGGCCCCTATCCCGAATTATTCCGTTCTGACGGGTGCCGAAACAGGTAAAACGGCGGGTTCCGTTCCGTCCCTGCTAAAGCCAGGCCTTCCCCCTTACCAAAAAAGCACCCCTTCCGCCTACAATGAGCTTATCGAGGAAGCGGGAGCGAAATACGGGGTAGCCACGCCTCTCATTAAGGCGGTCATCGACCAGGAATCTTCCTTCCAGGCCGATTCGGTTTCGTCTGCCGGAGCCAAAGGATTGATGCAGCTGATGGACGGTACGGCCCGGGGCCTCGGGGTAACGGATTCTTTTGATCCGCGCCAGAATATTGACGGGGGGACGCGTTTTCTCGCTTCTCTTCTTAAGAAATATAACGGAAATGAAGGAACCGCCTTAGCCGCTTACAATGCCGGACCCGGAAGGATCGACCGTCTGGGCATTACGAATGATGCGGAGCTGAGGGCCAATTTCGGAAGCCTGCCTAGGGAAACGCAGCATTATGTCAATCGGGTATTGGATTTAAAGGGCAAGTATCAAGTATAA
- the rpoD gene encoding RNA polymerase sigma factor RpoD yields the protein MANEQHTGLETEQSVEQVKEQLIELGKKRLSLSYKDIMERLAPFDQDPEQIDEFFEQLSELGIEVGNETEEDELPMGRDRGEREDQENDEFNFDDDLSLPPGIKINDPVRMYLKEIGRVPLLSAEDEIDLAKRIENGDEEAKRRLAEANLRLVVSIAKRYVGRGMLFLDLIQEGNMGLIKAVEKFDHIKGFKFSTYATWWIRQAITRAIADQARTIRIPVHMVETINKLIRVSRQLLQELGREPTPEEIAKEMDLSTDKVREIMKIAQEPVSLETPIGEEDDSHLGDFIEDQEALAPADAAAYELLKEQLEDVLDTLTEREENVLRLRFGLDDGRTRTLEEVGKVFGVTRERIRQIEAKALRKLRHPSRSKRLKDFLE from the coding sequence ATGGCTAACGAGCAGCATACCGGACTAGAGACAGAACAATCGGTAGAGCAGGTAAAAGAACAGTTGATCGAGCTGGGCAAAAAGCGTCTCTCGTTGTCGTACAAAGACATTATGGAGAGACTGGCCCCCTTCGATCAGGATCCCGAGCAAATCGATGAATTCTTCGAGCAGCTCTCGGAGCTTGGCATCGAGGTAGGCAACGAAACGGAAGAAGACGAATTGCCGATGGGCCGGGATAGAGGAGAACGGGAGGACCAGGAGAACGACGAGTTTAACTTTGATGATGACTTGTCTCTTCCTCCCGGAATCAAGATCAATGACCCCGTTCGGATGTATCTTAAGGAGATCGGACGGGTTCCCTTGCTTTCCGCCGAAGATGAGATCGATTTGGCGAAGCGGATCGAGAACGGGGACGAGGAAGCGAAGCGTCGTTTGGCCGAAGCGAACCTTCGTCTCGTCGTCAGCATCGCGAAGCGCTATGTAGGGCGGGGCATGCTGTTTCTCGACCTGATCCAGGAAGGAAACATGGGGTTGATCAAGGCCGTCGAGAAATTTGACCATATCAAAGGGTTCAAATTTAGTACCTACGCCACTTGGTGGATTCGGCAGGCCATCACGCGCGCTATCGCCGACCAGGCGAGAACGATCCGGATTCCCGTCCACATGGTGGAGACCATCAACAAATTGATCCGCGTATCCCGCCAGCTGCTTCAAGAGCTGGGGCGCGAACCTACGCCGGAGGAAATCGCCAAAGAGATGGATCTAAGCACGGATAAGGTGCGGGAGATCATGAAGATTGCCCAGGAGCCGGTTTCGTTGGAAACGCCGATCGGGGAAGAAGACGATTCGCATCTGGGGGATTTTATCGAGGATCAGGAGGCTCTTGCGCCGGCGGATGCCGCGGCTTACGAGCTGCTTAAGGAACAGCTGGAGGATGTCCTCGATACGCTGACCGAGCGGGAGGAGAACGTGCTTCGTCTTCGTTTTGGACTTGACGATGGACGGACCCGCACACTGGAAGAAGTCGGCAAGGTGTTCGGGGTTACCCGGGAGCGGATTCGCCAGATCGAAGCCAAGGCCCTGCGGAAGCTTCGTCATCCGAGCCGCAGCAAACGTTTGAAGGATTTCCTCGAATAG
- a CDS encoding THUMP domain-containing protein: MQPEAVIVRLGELTLKGRNRHRFERKLKDQLQALLVPYPKIGLKQEFGRIYIELNGEPYEKIAEGLDKIFGLVSYSPAYQSEMDLEAIRAKGLNLVKSEVRGEATFKVSVNRANKQFPYPSNELSRLVGGYILRGMESLKVDVHNPEIELNVDIRQEEVYLYTRTVAGTGDIRSAATAKPC; encoded by the coding sequence ATGCAGCCTGAAGCCGTCATCGTCCGGCTGGGGGAGCTGACCTTGAAAGGAAGGAACCGCCACCGGTTTGAGCGCAAACTAAAGGACCAGCTGCAGGCGCTGCTTGTTCCTTACCCTAAGATCGGACTGAAGCAGGAATTCGGAAGAATCTATATCGAATTGAACGGAGAGCCGTACGAAAAGATAGCCGAAGGGTTGGACAAAATCTTCGGACTGGTTTCTTACAGTCCCGCTTACCAAAGCGAGATGGATCTGGAAGCCATCCGCGCCAAAGGGCTGAACCTGGTTAAATCGGAAGTAAGAGGGGAGGCCACCTTCAAAGTTTCCGTGAACCGGGCCAATAAACAGTTCCCCTACCCATCGAATGAGCTTAGCCGTCTCGTCGGGGGATATATCCTTCGGGGAATGGAATCCTTGAAGGTCGATGTGCACAACCCGGAAATAGAGCTTAACGTGGACATCCGCCAGGAGGAGGTCTATCTGTATACCCGGACCGTTGCCGGCACGGGGGATATCCGCTCGGCAGCAACGGCAAAGCCATGCTGA
- a CDS encoding cysteine desulfurase family protein, with translation MLYLDYCATTPLHEEVANTIADVMRKHYGNPSSLHHLGLEAERLVTKAREVIAEALHCRPGEIVFTSGGTESNNLAVKGAALQYRERGKHLITSGIEHASVYESFKQLESLGFEVTYLRADETGTIRAEDIRQALREDTILVSLMHVNNETGRIQPTAQIGKMLRDHPRVLFHVDAVQSIGKLDMSPQGLGADLLSVSAHKIHGPKGAGVLYVRDGVHLTPIVTGGGQESGRRSGTENVPLVVGMAKAVRLATEHQPMNTAKLYKLRERMVKGLEAIPGIRLTGSRYPGDMAPHVIHLTLDGLRAEVAVHAMEERGFLISTRSACASGEISPSRVLLAMGMDPERASSGLRISYPADLKPEDADRFVRSLAETTKRLARA, from the coding sequence ATGCTGTATTTGGATTACTGCGCCACCACACCTCTTCATGAAGAGGTGGCGAATACAATAGCCGACGTAATGAGAAAGCATTACGGCAATCCTTCCTCTCTTCATCATTTGGGATTGGAGGCGGAAAGGCTCGTAACCAAAGCCCGTGAAGTTATCGCCGAGGCCCTTCATTGCCGGCCGGGCGAGATTGTGTTTACTTCCGGCGGAACGGAGAGCAACAACCTGGCTGTCAAAGGCGCTGCGCTGCAATACCGGGAAAGAGGCAAGCATCTGATTACAAGCGGGATCGAGCATGCTTCCGTTTATGAAAGCTTCAAGCAGCTGGAAAGCCTCGGCTTTGAGGTGACCTATCTGCGAGCCGACGAAACGGGCACGATTCGGGCGGAGGACATTCGGCAGGCCTTGAGGGAGGACACCATACTTGTCAGCCTCATGCACGTCAATAATGAAACAGGCCGAATCCAGCCAACCGCTCAAATCGGCAAAATGCTGAGGGACCATCCCCGCGTCCTCTTTCACGTGGATGCGGTTCAAAGCATCGGCAAGCTGGACATGTCCCCGCAAGGCCTTGGAGCCGATCTTCTGTCCGTCTCCGCCCACAAGATCCACGGACCCAAAGGAGCCGGGGTTCTCTATGTGAGGGATGGGGTTCATCTGACACCTATCGTAACAGGGGGCGGACAGGAATCCGGCAGACGGTCGGGTACCGAGAACGTTCCTCTCGTCGTGGGAATGGCCAAGGCGGTTCGGCTCGCAACGGAGCACCAGCCAATGAACACCGCCAAGCTGTACAAGCTAAGGGAACGCATGGTGAAGGGGTTGGAGGCTATTCCTGGAATCCGGTTGACCGGTTCCCGCTATCCGGGGGATATGGCTCCTCATGTCATCCATTTGACCTTGGACGGACTAAGAGCCGAGGTGGCCGTTCACGCCATGGAAGAGCGCGGCTTCCTGATCTCTACCCGTTCCGCCTGTGCATCGGGAGAGATCAGCCCGAGCCGGGTTCTTCTTGCTATGGGCATGGATCCGGAGAGGGCATCAAGCGGGCTCAGGATCAGCTACCCCGCCGATTTAAAGCCTGAGGACGCCGACCGGTTCGTTCGTTCGCTGGCCGAAACGACGAAGAGGCTGGCAAGAGCCTGA
- a CDS encoding YpuI family protein has translation MAIYNVKNLCESTRTKLKDAIGKLEQFLNNQSLSQLNSENDQAMDEFYRGYLSDSRHLLVFCEVAYEKLGVSLRRPNFNVEYSEKVLYDVYHNCVNSFFYPKNECYSEDGRYAYTGQDAIRFRKKPTREVRDLTIELSKIFEELREDLSYYETDYITQRRMQGEKV, from the coding sequence ATGGCTATTTATAACGTAAAAAATTTGTGCGAGTCCACCCGAACGAAACTGAAGGATGCGATTGGCAAGCTAGAACAATTCCTTAACAACCAGTCCCTCTCCCAGCTTAACTCGGAGAATGATCAGGCTATGGACGAATTTTACCGCGGCTATCTGTCGGATTCCCGTCATCTTCTTGTTTTCTGCGAGGTGGCTTACGAGAAGCTTGGGGTTAGCCTCCGGAGGCCTAATTTTAATGTGGAGTATTCCGAGAAGGTGCTTTACGATGTGTACCACAACTGCGTTAACAGCTTCTTCTATCCTAAGAACGAGTGTTATTCCGAAGACGGACGCTACGCCTATACCGGGCAGGATGCCATCCGCTTCCGCAAGAAGCCTACCCGCGAGGTTCGCGATTTGACCATCGAGCTTTCCAAAATTTTCGAAGAGCTCCGCGAAGATCTGTCCTACTACGAGACCGACTACATCACCCAACGCCGCATGCAGGGCGAGAAGGTTTAA
- a CDS encoding DUF1540 domain-containing protein, translating to MKPYVKCSVANCTYWGEGNNCKADAIMIDIDKHSKAQYNEEFAGESFDTDHQDHASSASVTCCHTFEPKKK from the coding sequence ATGAAGCCGTATGTCAAATGCAGCGTAGCCAATTGCACGTACTGGGGAGAAGGAAACAACTGCAAGGCCGATGCCATCATGATTGATATTGACAAGCATTCCAAAGCCCAGTACAACGAGGAATTTGCCGGAGAATCTTTTGATACCGACCACCAGGATCATGCATCCTCCGCTTCGGTCACCTGCTGCCACACCTTCGAACCGAAGAAAAAGTAA
- a CDS encoding tRNA (adenine(22)-N(1))-methyltransferase — MINLSKRLQTIAGQVLPGQRVADIGSDHALLPVYLVQKGVAPAVIAGEVNQGPYQAAVQQVKAAGLSARIEVRKGNGLAVLEPGEADAITIAGMGGSLIVSILTEGLNKLEGVSRLILQPNVGEEAVRRFLVEQGWKLEAEQILEEDGKIYEILTAGRTPVPLEENEKLYKPRSVRGVSLSAERLLAMGPYLIEEGSAVFERKWLMEVEKLGKISRQLEGSELDASRLKRDLLQKEVAEIKEVIRCLPRDKR, encoded by the coding sequence ATGATTAATCTTTCCAAACGATTACAAACCATTGCCGGTCAAGTTCTACCCGGTCAGCGGGTGGCCGATATCGGCTCCGACCATGCGCTTCTGCCCGTCTATCTGGTGCAGAAGGGAGTAGCGCCTGCCGTGATTGCCGGTGAGGTGAACCAAGGTCCTTATCAAGCGGCAGTCCAGCAAGTGAAAGCGGCCGGACTTTCCGCCCGCATTGAGGTCCGCAAAGGAAACGGCCTGGCGGTTCTGGAGCCGGGGGAGGCGGATGCGATCACCATCGCCGGAATGGGCGGGAGCTTGATCGTGAGCATTCTCACAGAGGGGCTGAATAAGCTGGAGGGCGTTTCCCGGCTTATCCTTCAGCCGAACGTGGGGGAGGAAGCCGTCCGCCGCTTTCTGGTGGAGCAGGGATGGAAGCTGGAAGCCGAGCAAATCCTCGAGGAGGACGGCAAAATCTATGAAATTCTGACGGCGGGTAGAACCCCAGTTCCGTTAGAAGAGAATGAAAAGCTCTACAAGCCCCGGTCCGTCCGCGGCGTTTCCCTAAGCGCTGAGCGCCTGCTCGCCATGGGACCTTATCTGATCGAGGAAGGGTCCGCCGTGTTCGAGCGCAAATGGCTTATGGAAGTGGAAAAGCTGGGAAAAATCAGCCGGCAGCTGGAGGGCTCGGAACTGGACGCCTCCCGGCTTAAGCGGGACTTGCTTCAGAAGGAAGTGGCGGAGATCAAGGAGGTCATTCGATGCTTGCCAAGGGACAAACGGTAA
- a CDS encoding 4a-hydroxytetrahydrobiopterin dehydratase, whose protein sequence is MSKLSEEQISVYLGKLPHWKYEDNALHKTFELAGFPEAIDFVNRIAEYAEKDRHHPDLLIRYRKVTVTLTTHESHGVTGKDFLLAQQIEDLKAREIPSHT, encoded by the coding sequence ATGTCCAAACTGTCCGAAGAACAAATCTCGGTCTATCTGGGAAAGCTTCCTCACTGGAAGTACGAGGACAATGCCCTGCACAAGACGTTCGAGCTGGCCGGTTTTCCGGAAGCCATCGATTTTGTGAACCGGATAGCGGAATACGCGGAGAAGGACCGCCACCATCCCGACCTGCTTATCCGTTACCGCAAGGTTACCGTGACGTTAACGACTCACGAGAGCCATGGGGTAACAGGCAAGGATTTTCTGCTTGCCCAACAGATTGAAGACCTAAAGGCCCGAGAGATCCCCTCTCATACGTAA
- a CDS encoding TerC family protein, with translation MLEWFLLFLQIMLINIVLSGDNAVVIALASKNLPLEQRKKAVWWGAVGAIGLRLILTIAAVGLLQVPYIKAAGSLLLLYIAVKLLIDDEGEAKVKEASSLGKAIWTIILADFVMSLDNVLAIAAAAQNNITVIILGIGLSIPIIIWGSNLVMRLLHQYPVLVFLGAGILGYTAGEMFMKDEIALHYMHGEMIHWLLPIGLALFVIAFGIVNKRLKKG, from the coding sequence ATGTTGGAATGGTTTCTGCTTTTTTTGCAAATTATGCTGATTAACATCGTCCTGAGCGGAGACAACGCCGTTGTCATTGCTTTGGCGAGTAAGAACCTTCCTCTGGAACAGAGAAAGAAAGCGGTTTGGTGGGGAGCGGTCGGTGCCATCGGCCTGCGTCTCATCCTAACGATTGCCGCTGTTGGCCTGCTGCAGGTGCCTTATATCAAGGCGGCCGGATCCCTCCTGCTGCTCTATATAGCCGTTAAGCTGCTGATTGATGACGAGGGAGAAGCCAAAGTAAAGGAAGCTTCCTCCTTGGGGAAAGCGATCTGGACGATCATTCTGGCGGATTTCGTTATGAGTCTGGACAACGTTCTGGCCATTGCGGCAGCCGCTCAGAATAATATTACCGTCATTATTCTAGGGATTGGGCTCAGCATCCCGATTATCATATGGGGAAGCAACCTCGTGATGCGTCTTCTTCATCAGTACCCGGTGCTTGTTTTTCTCGGGGCGGGAATCCTTGGGTACACGGCGGGAGAAATGTTCATGAAAGACGAGATCGCCCTGCACTATATGCATGGAGAGATGATCCACTGGCTGCTGCCTATCGGTCTTGCTCTGTTCGTCATCGCCTTTGGAATCGTGAACAAACGCCTCAAAAAAGGTTGA